In Cicer arietinum cultivar CDC Frontier isolate Library 1 chromosome 1, Cicar.CDCFrontier_v2.0, whole genome shotgun sequence, one DNA window encodes the following:
- the LOC101492696 gene encoding uncharacterized protein, which yields MAQESKEPCKKEACAIQACLSKNNFLPQKCAKVIELLDFCCSRCNYNSTHCASLSGLLKQNSK from the exons ATGGCGCAGGAAAGCAAAGAGCCCTGCAAGAAAGAGGCTTGTGCCATTCAAGCTTGCCTCTCAAAGAACAACTTCCTCCCGCAAAA GTGCGCTAAAGTAATTGAATTGCTGGACTTCTGCTGCTCAAGatgcaattataattcaactcACTGTGCTTCGCTCTCTGGATTATTGAAGCAAAACTCCAAGTAA
- the LOC140918883 gene encoding uncharacterized protein, translated as MYEGLEPDFEEMYYDLDSDFEEMYDDLKPNFDAMNDKITSEVEVIVTDRDIALMNAVEYVFPKAMNLLCLFHICKNVKAKCKMNVFPKNKQVQIMEAWEALIYSYGEAQYYMKLSIFEGICSTCSIFYDYVHEQWLIPHKEKFVETWTNRVMHFGNITTQRVESAHWSLKRILQDSIGDICNVWETISSMIVLQHNEIIASFEKNIIQKVHRHSNKLYTNFCGVVSKNAIDLVATEYDGVKYVGIDQNECRCTIRTTHGLPCACEIAKYSMIPHSIPLDVIHVWWSKLTFHVNVSSKPSKLSVKYEIDVIVKKFEELDVPGKISLKGKSKVSKRDTLTKHDPSWWEYVDASVRCSGTNACSTITTSKVQKLAPRPSVQKLTPRPSVSKVQQPTVLLFKDWLPVEIHKFIDNIIDVGDDGDCGYRAVAGLLGMGENCWAFIRQQCVVELQEFMSHYNIIFGGENFVR; from the exons ATGTATGAAGGTTTGGAACCTGATTTTGAGGAAATGTATTATGATTTGGATtctgattttgaagaaatgtatgatgatttgAAACCTAATTTTGACGCTATGAATGATAAA ATTACAAGTGAAGTTGAAGTCATCGTTACTGATAGAGACATTGCTTTGATGAACGcagttgaatatgtttttccTAAAGCAATGAATTTATTATGCTTGTTTCATATATGCAAGAATGTCAAAGCCAAGTGCAAGATGAATGTGTTTCCAAAAAATAAGCAGGTGCAAATAATGGAGGCATGGGAGGCTCTTATTTACAGTTATGGTGAGGCTCAATACTACATGAAGTTGTCTATCTTTGAAGGAATTTGTAGTACCtgttctattttttatgattatgtacACGAGCAGTGGTTAATTCCTCACAAGGAAAAGTTTGTTGAGACGTGGACAAATAGAGTTATGCACTTTGGGAACATCACAACACAAAGGGTTGAGTCGGCGCATTGGAGTTTGAAAAGGATATTACAAGATAGCATTGGTGATATATGCAATGTTTGGGAAACCATTAGTAGCATGATTGTATTACAACACAATGAGATAATAGCATCATTTGAAAAGAACATCATCCAAAAGGTGCATCGACATAGTAACAAATTATACACCAATTTTTGTGGTGTTGTATCCAAAAATGCAATAGATCTCGTTGCGACAGAGTATGATGGCGTGAAGTATGTAGGTATTGATCAGAATGAGTGTCGTTGCACGATTAGGACAACACATGgtctaccttgtgcatgtgaaatAGCCAAGTATAGTATGATCCCACATTCCATTCCATTAGACGTTATTCATGTTTGGTGGAGTAAATTAACTTTCCATGTCAATGTATCGAGTAAACCTTCAAAGTTATCTGTGAAATATGAAATAGATGTGATAGTGAAAAAGTTTGAAGAACTTGATGTACCTGGCAAAATTTCACTTAAAG gcaaaagTAAGGTATCAAAAAGAGATACATTAACCAAGCATGATCCATCTTGGTGGGAGTATGTGGATGCAAGTGTTCGATGCAGTGGCACAAATGCATGTAGCACTATAACAACCAGTAAAGTACAAAAGCTCGCACCTCGACCATCAGTTCAAAAGCTCACACCTCGACCATCAGTTAGCAAAGTTCAACAACCAACAGTTCTCCTCTTCAAAGATTGGTTGCCAGTTGAAATTCATAAGTTCATAGATAACATTATTGATGTCGGCGATGATGGTGATTGTGGATATCGTGCAGTTGCAGGTTTACTTGGAATGGGTGAGAACTGTTGGGCATTCATCCGTCAACAGTGTGTAGTAGAGCTTCAAGAGTTCATGTCTCATTACAACATAATATTTGGTGGAGAAAATTTTGTTCGGTAA
- the LOC101497334 gene encoding protein STRICTOSIDINE SYNTHASE-LIKE 11-like, with translation MLQIMLSKTSNRAAIIAILISLILYSSSIVAYSRLLNRLYLPSSLTGPESLAFDSIGGGPYTGVSDGRILKYDGPNSCFLEFAHISPDRDKTMCDGISDFSELQETCGRPMGLSFNYKTGELYIADAYYGLVKVPYDGGTATQLVANNEQGNPFGFLAGLDVDPQTGIVYFTEASSAYKIRDLHKLLNGTQDYSGRLFRYDPTTNETTLLLSDLAVAAGVAVSNNGSFVLVSEYMANRIKRFWLKGPNAYTSDIFLRLPGRPDNIKRNSANEFWVAVNYPFGSPPPPIPPVLPLGLRVNEQGLIIQAVPLVEEFSTESVSEVQESEGKLYATSLHESYANILTL, from the exons ATGTTACAAATCATGTTGAGCAAAACTAGCAACAGAGCTGCTATCATTGCCATCTTAATCTCCCTGATCCTCTATTCATCATCTATAGTTGCCTATAGCAGATTGCTGAACAGACTCTACCTTCCATCATCACTGACAGGCCCTGAGTCCCTAGCATTTGATTCCATTGGTGGAGGGCCTTACACTGGTGTTTCTGATGGAAGAATTCTAAAATATGATGGACCAAATTCTTGTTTTCTTGAATTCGCTCACATTTCACCAGATAG GGACAAAACAATGTGTGATGGAATTTCTGACTTCTCAGAACTCCAAGAAACATGTGGGAGGCCTATGGGGTTGAGTTTCAATTACAAGACAGGGGAATTATATATAGCCGATGCATATTATGGGCTTGTGAAGGTTCCTTATGATGGAGGTACTGCAACACAACTTGTTGCTAATAATGAACAAGGCAACCCTTTTGGGTTTCTTGCTGGTTTGGATGTAGACCCCCAAACTGGAATCGTTTATTTCACGGAAGCCAGCTCTGCTTACAAGATCAG GGATCTCCATAAGTTGCTAAATGGCACGCAGGATTATTCTGGAAGACTATTCAGATATGATCCAACAACCAACGAAACAACATTGTTGCTCAGTGATCTAGCTGTTGCAGCAGGGGTAGCAGTAAGCAACAATGGTTCATTTGTCCTTGTTAGTGAGTACATGGCAAACAGAATCAAGAGATTCTGGCTTAAAGGACCTAATGCATATACTTCAGATATATTCTTGCGGCTTCCAGGAAGACCAGATAACATCAAAAGAAACTCGGCGAACGAGTTTTGGGTGGCTGTGAACTATCCTTTTGGTTCGCCGCCACCACCGATACCTCCTGTTTTGCCTCTAGGACTTAGAGTAAATGAACAAGGTTTAATTATACAGGCTGTGCCTCTTGTTGAGGAGTTTAGCACTGAATCAGTCAGTGAAGTTCAAGAATCTGAGGGAAAACTCTATGCTACGTCGTTGCATGAATCCTATGCTAACATTCTCACACTCTAG